A stretch of Capricornis sumatraensis isolate serow.1 chromosome 10, serow.2, whole genome shotgun sequence DNA encodes these proteins:
- the MITF gene encoding microphthalmia-associated transcription factor isoform X8: MLEMLEYNHYQVQTHLENPTKYHIQQAQRQQGFYKFEEQNRAESECPSMNTHSRASCMQMDDVIDDIISLESSYNEEILGLMDPALQMANTLPVSGNLIDLYGNQGLPPPGLTISNSCPANLPNIKRELTESEARALAKERQKKDNHNLIERRRRFNINDRIKELGTLIPKSNDPDMRWNKGTILKASVDYIRKLQREQQRAKELENRQKKLEHANRHLLLRIQELEMQARAHGLSLIPSTGLCSPDLVSRIIKQEPALENCNQDLLQHHADLTCTTTLDLTDGTITFNNSLGAGTESSQAYSVPAKMGSKLEDILMDDTLSPVGITDPLLSSVSPGASKTSSRRSSMSMEETEHAC, translated from the exons ATGCTGGAAATGCTAGAATATAATCACTATCAG GTGCAGACCCACCTCGAAAACCCCACCAAGTACCACATACAGCAAGCCCAAAGGCAGCAG GGGTTTTATAAGTTCGAAGAGCAAAACAGGGCGGAGAGCGAATGCCCAAGTATGAACACACATTCACGAGCATCGTGCATGCAG ATGGATGATGTAATTGACGACATCATTAGCCTAGAATCAAGTTATAATGAAGAGATCCTGGGCTTGATGGATCCCGCCTTGCAAATGGCAAATACG ttACCTGTCTCTGGAAACTTGATTGACCTTTATGGAAATCAAGGCCTGCCACCCCCAGGCCTCACCATCAGTAACTCCTGCCCAGCCAACCTTCCCAACATAAAAAGGGAGCTCACAG AGTCTGAAGCAAGAGCATTGGccaaagagagacaaaaaaaggACAATCACAACTTGA TTGAACGAAGAAGAAGATTTAACATAAATGACCGCATTAAGGAACTAGGTACTTTGATTCCCAAGTCAAATGATCC AGACATGCGCTGGAACAAGGGAACCATTTTAAAAGCTTCCGTGGACTATATCCGAAAGTTGCAACGGGAACAGCAACGTGCGAAAGAGCTGGAAAACAGACAGAAGAAGCTGGAGCACGCCAACCGGCACTTGTTACTCAGAATACAG GAACTTGAAATGCAGGCTCGAGCTCACGGACTTTCCCTTATCCCATCCACGGGTCTCTGCTCTCCAGATCTGGTGAGTCGGATCATCAAGCAGGAACCCGCTCTTGAGAACTGCAACCAAGACCTCCTCCAGCATCACGCAGACCTCACGTGTACAACAACCCTGGATCTCACAGACGGCACCATCACCTTCAACAACAGCCTCGGAGCTGGGACCGAGAGCAGCCAGGCCTACAGCGTCCCCGCGAAAATGGGGTCGAAACTGGAAGACATCCTCATGGACGATACCCTTTCTCCTGTTGGCATAACTGATCCACTTCTTTCCTCGGTGTCCCCCGGAGCATCCAAAACCAGCAGCCGAAGGAGCAGTATGAGCATGGAAGAAACCGAACATGCTTGCTAG
- the MITF gene encoding microphthalmia-associated transcription factor isoform X6: MLEMLEYNHYQVQTHLENPTKYHIQQAQRQQVKQYLSTTLANKHANQVLSLPCPNQPGDHVMPPVPGSSAPNSPMAMLTLNSNCEKEGFYKFEEQNRAESECPSMNTHSRASCMQMDDVIDDIISLESSYNEEILGLMDPALQMANTLPVSGNLIDLYGNQGLPPPGLTISNSCPANLPNIKRELTESEARALAKERQKKDNHNLIERRRRFNINDRIKELGTLIPKSNDPDMRWNKGTILKASVDYIRKLQREQQRAKELENRQKKLEHANRHLLLRIQELEMQARAHGLSLIPSTGLCSPDLVSRIIKQEPALENCNQDLLQHHADLTCTTTLDLTDGTITFNNSLGAGTESSQAYSVPAKMGSKLEDILMDDTLSPVGITDPLLSSVSPGASKTSSRRSSMSMEETEHAC; encoded by the exons ATGCTGGAAATGCTAGAATATAATCACTATCAG GTGCAGACCCACCTCGAAAACCCCACCAAGTACCACATACAGCAAGCCCAAAGGCAGCAGGTAAAGCAGTACCTTTCTACCACTTTAGCAAATAAACATGCCAACCAAGTCCTGAGCTTGCCATGTCCAAACCAGCCTGGCGACCATGTCATGCCACCAGTGCCGGGGAGCAGCGCACCCAACAGCCCCATGGCTATGCTTACACTTAACTCCAACTGTGAAAAAGAG GGGTTTTATAAGTTCGAAGAGCAAAACAGGGCGGAGAGCGAATGCCCAAGTATGAACACACATTCACGAGCATCGTGCATGCAG ATGGATGATGTAATTGACGACATCATTAGCCTAGAATCAAGTTATAATGAAGAGATCCTGGGCTTGATGGATCCCGCCTTGCAAATGGCAAATACG ttACCTGTCTCTGGAAACTTGATTGACCTTTATGGAAATCAAGGCCTGCCACCCCCAGGCCTCACCATCAGTAACTCCTGCCCAGCCAACCTTCCCAACATAAAAAGGGAGCTCACAG AGTCTGAAGCAAGAGCATTGGccaaagagagacaaaaaaaggACAATCACAACTTGA TTGAACGAAGAAGAAGATTTAACATAAATGACCGCATTAAGGAACTAGGTACTTTGATTCCCAAGTCAAATGATCC AGACATGCGCTGGAACAAGGGAACCATTTTAAAAGCTTCCGTGGACTATATCCGAAAGTTGCAACGGGAACAGCAACGTGCGAAAGAGCTGGAAAACAGACAGAAGAAGCTGGAGCACGCCAACCGGCACTTGTTACTCAGAATACAG GAACTTGAAATGCAGGCTCGAGCTCACGGACTTTCCCTTATCCCATCCACGGGTCTCTGCTCTCCAGATCTGGTGAGTCGGATCATCAAGCAGGAACCCGCTCTTGAGAACTGCAACCAAGACCTCCTCCAGCATCACGCAGACCTCACGTGTACAACAACCCTGGATCTCACAGACGGCACCATCACCTTCAACAACAGCCTCGGAGCTGGGACCGAGAGCAGCCAGGCCTACAGCGTCCCCGCGAAAATGGGGTCGAAACTGGAAGACATCCTCATGGACGATACCCTTTCTCCTGTTGGCATAACTGATCCACTTCTTTCCTCGGTGTCCCCCGGAGCATCCAAAACCAGCAGCCGAAGGAGCAGTATGAGCATGGAAGAAACCGAACATGCTTGCTAG
- the MITF gene encoding microphthalmia-associated transcription factor isoform X7: MLEMLEYNHYQVQTHLENPTKYHIQQAQRQQVKQYLSTTLANKHANQVLSLPCPNQPGDHVMPPVPGSSAPNSPMAMLTLNSNCEKEGFYKFEEQNRAESECPSMNTHSRASCMQMDDVIDDIISLESSYNEEILGLMDPALQMANTLPVSGNLIDLYGNQGLPPPGLTISNSCPANLPNIKRELTACIFPTESEARALAKERQKKDNHNLIERRRRFNINDRIKELGTLIPKSNDPDMRWNKGTILKASVDYIRKLQREQQRAKELENRQKKLEHANRHLLLRIQELEMQARAHGLSLIPSTGLCSPDLVSRIIKQEPALENCNQDLLQHHADLTCTTTLDLTDGTITFNNSLGAGTESSQAYSVPAKMGSKLEDILMDDTLSPVGITDPLLSSVSPGASKTSSRRSSMSMEETEHAC; the protein is encoded by the exons ATGCTGGAAATGCTAGAATATAATCACTATCAG GTGCAGACCCACCTCGAAAACCCCACCAAGTACCACATACAGCAAGCCCAAAGGCAGCAGGTAAAGCAGTACCTTTCTACCACTTTAGCAAATAAACATGCCAACCAAGTCCTGAGCTTGCCATGTCCAAACCAGCCTGGCGACCATGTCATGCCACCAGTGCCGGGGAGCAGCGCACCCAACAGCCCCATGGCTATGCTTACACTTAACTCCAACTGTGAAAAAGAG GGGTTTTATAAGTTCGAAGAGCAAAACAGGGCGGAGAGCGAATGCCCAAGTATGAACACACATTCACGAGCATCGTGCATGCAG ATGGATGATGTAATTGACGACATCATTAGCCTAGAATCAAGTTATAATGAAGAGATCCTGGGCTTGATGGATCCCGCCTTGCAAATGGCAAATACG ttACCTGTCTCTGGAAACTTGATTGACCTTTATGGAAATCAAGGCCTGCCACCCCCAGGCCTCACCATCAGTAACTCCTGCCCAGCCAACCTTCCCAACATAAAAAGGGAGCTCACAG CGTGTATTTTTCCCACAGAGTCTGAAGCAAGAGCATTGGccaaagagagacaaaaaaaggACAATCACAACTTGA TTGAACGAAGAAGAAGATTTAACATAAATGACCGCATTAAGGAACTAGGTACTTTGATTCCCAAGTCAAATGATCC AGACATGCGCTGGAACAAGGGAACCATTTTAAAAGCTTCCGTGGACTATATCCGAAAGTTGCAACGGGAACAGCAACGTGCGAAAGAGCTGGAAAACAGACAGAAGAAGCTGGAGCACGCCAACCGGCACTTGTTACTCAGAATACAG GAACTTGAAATGCAGGCTCGAGCTCACGGACTTTCCCTTATCCCATCCACGGGTCTCTGCTCTCCAGATCTGGTGAGTCGGATCATCAAGCAGGAACCCGCTCTTGAGAACTGCAACCAAGACCTCCTCCAGCATCACGCAGACCTCACGTGTACAACAACCCTGGATCTCACAGACGGCACCATCACCTTCAACAACAGCCTCGGAGCTGGGACCGAGAGCAGCCAGGCCTACAGCGTCCCCGCGAAAATGGGGTCGAAACTGGAAGACATCCTCATGGACGATACCCTTTCTCCTGTTGGCATAACTGATCCACTTCTTTCCTCGGTGTCCCCCGGAGCATCCAAAACCAGCAGCCGAAGGAGCAGTATGAGCATGGAAGAAACCGAACATGCTTGCTAG